The following DNA comes from Leifsonia sp. 1010.
GGCCGGCGATCGATCCGCGCCTGCCGCGGCAGACGCACGAGGACGTCGCACTCGCCACCTTCTACAGCGCGGCGAGCCTGGAGCACCCGCAGACGCCGGTGGTGCTGATGTTCGACGACGCGCGGCCGGGCGCGTCCGGAGACTACGTCGCCCCGGTGATCGCGCAGTTCGGCGCCTCGGTGCTGCGCATCCCGGTCGCCGCGGCGGCGGACGGCGTCCGCTCGACCGGCATCGTCGCGGACACCACAGTAGAGGCCGTGTTCGACTGGCTCGCGGAGCGCCCCGACATCGAGCAGGACCGCGTCTACCTCTACGGAACGGGGGCGGCTGAACAGCTGGCCGTCTGGGCGGCGACCCGTTTCCCCTCCCGTATCCACGGCCTGTTCGTGGCCGGCGGTTCGCCTGCACTGCTGTGCCTGCCGGCGGCGCGGGTGGCCCCGGTGTTCGAGGACTCGTCCGGCCTTCCCTGCCTCTCGGACGCGGGGACGGTCATCCCCTCCGCGGTGCCGTCCATCGACGGCGTCGACGGACCGGTCGTCCTGGGGTGCGGGACGCAGGACGCCACGCTGCCCTCGTCGTGCGCCTGGCAGCGCGCCCTGGCGGCCACCCGGGAGCCGCGCCCCGGTGACAGGACGATCTACGCCGACGGGGCGACGCATCCCGTCAGCGTGCCGCCGGGTCTGCCGATCGCCCTCCCGGCGGTCGGCGGCCAGCCGACCGAGAAGGCCCGTATCGCGTTCTGGAACGCGGTCGGCCGCGACCTGCTCCGGGCGGTGCTGGGATGATCGCGCGCATGCCCGTGAGACGGCTGCTGCGGGTCGCGGTCCTCGGAGCGGTCGCGGCCCTCGTGTTCTCGGCCTGCGCGACGGGCCAGGGAGCGGGCGCGCGGTTCGTCTTCAGCCGCTTCGGCGACGGGATCACGGAGCCCGTCGGCATCCAGGTCGTCGGGCTGCAGCCGGGCGAGCCGGTGGTGCTCACGGCACGGGCGCGCTCCAACGCCGGAGCGTGGTCGTCGCGGGCGGTCTACGCGGTTCCGCCCACGGGAACCGTCCGGCTGTGGTCGCAGGAGCCGACGGCCGCGCCCTACCCCCGTCCGGACAGCTCCGGTCTGCTCTGGAGCCTGACCGGACCGTCGCTCAGTCAGCAGCAGCTGGAGGCGCAGTGGGTGTACAGCCCGCTCGATGTGCGGTTCTCGGCGGAGCAGGCGGGGCACCAGGTGGCCTCCGGCGAACTCCACCGGGCGCCGCTCTCGGCGGGGACGATCAGCCGGGACCTGCTGGGAAGCGACCTGATCGGCACCGGCGACCCGGAGGCCAGCGGCCTCGCGCCGACCGCGTCGGTCGGAACACTGGTCGACTCCGTGCCAACGCCGGTCGACCTGCGGCCCGGCGTCATCGTCATCGACGGGGACGACGGGGGAGCGTCCGGGGCGTTCGTCTCGCGCCGGATCGCGTCGGCCGGTTTCCCCGTCGTCGTGCTTCCGGCGTTCGTCCCCGCCGGACGCATCCCCGGATCGGCCGCGCTCTCGGTCGAGACGTTCGACGCCGTGCTGACGTGGTTCTCCTCCCTTCCCGTCGTGGACGAGGGGCGCATCTTCGTGTACGGCACCGGTCGTGCCTCGTCGCTGGCCCTCTGGTTCGCCGCGAACGACCCGGATCGCGTCCACGGAGCGTTCGCCGCCAGCGGCGCGACGGCGCTCCAGTGCACGTCGTCCGCGGGCAGCCCGCTGCTCATCCAGCACGGGAGGGCGCTGCCGTGCGCCAACCCGGAGCGCACGATCGCGGGCACGGACATCCTTGCGCTGCAGCGCATCAGCGGACCGCTCGTGCTGGCCTGCGGCACCGACGACCGGCTCCTGCCCACGGCGTGCGACTGGACGCGTGCGGGGGAGCAGGCGCGCGGCGACGAGCCGGGGGACGCCTTCCTCTACGCCGACGGCGCCGGCCACGACATCACCACCCCGCCCCTGCTGCCCATCGGACTGAGCGATCTGGATCCCGCGACGGCGCAGGCGACGGAGCAGGCGCGCGCGCAGTTCTGGCAGGTCGTGATCGCGAAGCTGGCGGGGGCGATGCGGCCATGAGGCGGGCGGTGGTGGGCGTGGTCCTCGCGCTGCTGGTCGCATCCCTCGCCGGCTGCGTAGCCGTACCGGGCGCCGGCGGACCGCGCGTCGAGGTCAGCGAGGAGCCGAGCGGCGTCTGGAAGCCGGTCCACGTCCGTGTCGTCTCGTTGCCGCCCGGTGGACGAGTGACGGTTCGCGTGACGGCGCGATCCGGCTCTGCGGTGGGCGAGCGGTGGACCTCGCAGGCCGTCTACAGCGTCCCGTCCTCCGGCGTCGTCGACCTCGACCACGACGTGCCCGCCGAGGCCCCGTTCGGCGGAGCGGACGGGATGGGCCTGTTCTGGACGCTGCAGAGCGAGTCGGGCCGCGAGGCGAACTCCCCGCAGGTGTGGGGCGGATCGACGATGACCGTGGACTTGGAGGCGGTCATCGACGGACGCCGTGTCGCCGCCCGCCGCCTGCATCGGGTCGGGCTGACGTCGGTGGCGCCGTCTCGCGCGGTGTTCGACGACGGCATCACGGGCGACTACTTCCAGCCGGCGTCGGCCGCAGCGGCACCCCGCCCGGCCGTGCTCGTCTTCGACGGAACAGAGCCGGATGTGCAGACCGGCGTGCTCTCGGCGGCCACGCTCTCCGCGATGGGGTACCCGGCGCTCGCGTTGTCGACCTACGGATCGGCGGGCCAGCTCGGGCCGGTCCGCGTCCTCCCTGCCGAGCGCGTCGTCGCCGCCCTGAACTGGCTGCGCGCGCAGCCGGGCGTGGATGCGCGGCGCGTGTTCGTCTTCGGGACCTCGCGCGGCGCGCAGCTCGCCCTCTGGACCGCGGTCGCGCATCCCGAGCTGGTCTACGGCGCCATCGCGCCCGCCGGGACCACCGGGCTGGTCTGCCCGTCGCCCGTGCCCGGTCCGGCGATCACCGTCGGAGGCTCGTGGGTGCCCTGCCTCAGCGGCACCCGTGTGGTGACGCGGGCGGCCGTGCTCGATCTGGACCGCATCCCCGGTCCGGTGGTCCTGGGATGCGCGGGGGAGGACGAGCAGCTCGGGAACGGCTGCCGGTGGCTCGACGTCGCGGCCGAGGTGCGGCCGGCGCGCGGGGGAGACGCGTACCTCCGGGCGCCGAAGGCGACGCACACCTTCTACCTCCCGCCGTACACGCCGCTCGACCTGCCCGCCGCGCCGCAGGCGCAGCCGACCGAGGACGCCCGGGTAGCGCTGTGGTCGGCGATCGGCCGCGCCCTCAACGTGCGCGGCCCGTGATCGCCCGCGACCCAGCCGAATGTCGGCGGCGGTGAGTAGCATGTGTGAGTGGTAACCGCCCTGTATCGCCGCTATCGGCCCGACACCTTCGCCGAGATGATCGGCCAGTCTCAGGTGACGGAGCCGCTGATGACGGCACTGCGCACCAACCGGGTGAATCACGCCTACCTGTTCTCGGGTCCCCGCGGTTGCGGCAAGACCACCTCGGCCCGCATCCTGGCGCGCTGCCTGAACTGCGCAGAGGGGCCCACCGACACCCCGTGCGGTAAGTGCGCCAGCTGCATCGAGCTGAGCCGCGACGGCGGCGGCTCCCTCGACGTGGTCGAGATCGACGCGGCCAGCCACAACGGCGTCGACGACGCGCGCGACATCCGCGAGCGTGCGATCTTCGCCCCCGCCCGCGACCGCTACAAGATCTTCATCCTCGACGAGGCGCACATGGTCACCCCGCAGGGCTTCAACGCCCTGCTGAAGATCGTGGAGGAGCCGCCGGAGCACGTGAAGTTCATCTTCGCGACGACCGAGCCCGAGAAGGTGATCGGGACGATCCGTTCCCGCACCCACCACTACCCGTTCCGGCTCGTCCCTCCCGCGCAGATGCTGGAGTACGTGCAGAGTCTGTGCGACAGCGAGGGCATGACGGTCGCACCGGGAGTCCTCCCGCTGGTGGTGCGTGCGGGCGGCGGTTCGCCGCGCGACACGCTCTCCCTGCTCGACCAGCTGATGGCCGGGTCCGAGAGCAGCGCCATCGACTACGAGCGGGCGGTCGCCCTCCTCGGCTACACGCACGCCGCGCTGCTCGACGACGTGATCGACGCGATCTCGGCTCGGGATGCGGCAGGCGCCTTCGCGGCGGTCGACCGCGTCATCCAGACCGGTCAGGACCCGCGGCGGTTCGTCGAAGACCTGCTGGAGCGGCTGCGCGACCTGATCGTGGTCGCCGCCACGAGCGTCGAGGGGGCGGCGGCCGTGCTGCGCGGCGTCCCGCAGGACGAGCTCGACCGGATGGGCGTGCAGGCCATGAAGTTCGGCGCCGCAGAGCTGAGCCGCGCCGCCGATATCGTGAACGCCGCGCTCACCGAGATGACCGGCGCGACGTCGCCGCGGCTCCACCTCGAACTCATGATCGCCCGCGTACTGGTGCCGTCGAGCGACGAGAGCGAGCGCGGTGCGCTCGCCCGCGTGGAGCGGCTCGAGCGCCGCGTCGGCGTGAGCGACGCCATCGGCTCCGAGCCCGGTCGCGCCGAGGGCGGTCGGACGGAACGTGTGGCCGCCGAGCGCGGCGCACCGGCCGTGGCGAGCTCGGCCCCGTCTCGCGAGCCGGCCCGTGCCGCGGCCCCCGCGGCCCCCGCGGCTTCTTCGGCTGCGCCGACGACGCCGTCTGCTCCTGCGCCCGTCGCATCCGTTGCGGCTCCCGATGCTGCCTCGGCAGAGCCGGTCGCCGAGGCCGAGCCCGCCCCGGAGACCGCCACGGCCACGCCGTCGGGCGACGAGACGCCCGTAGCGGCTCCGGCCCCGACAGAGCAGCCCTCCGCGACCGCCGCGTCGCAGGCTCCGGCGGCACCCGTCGGTCCCGTCACCACCCAGCAGGTCAAAGACGCCTGGCCGCAGATCCTCGACGCCGTGCAGCGGGCCAAGCGCAGCGCGTGGATGGTCGTCTTCACCGCGCAGGTGCGTTCGCTGAACGGCGACGTCCTGTCTCTGTCGTTCCCCAGCGACAACGACGTCCAGAGTTTCCGGCAGCCCGACGCCGGTGGCGCCCCGGGCGTCAGTGAGTACCTGCGTCAGGCGATCGTCGATGTCCTCGGCATCCGCGTGAAGTTCATCGCGAAGGCCGACTCGGCTCCCGGGTCCGGCGGATCGCCCCGTCCCTCCGCCGGTGCGCCCGCCGCGCCTGCGGCCGAGACGTGGCCGGGTGCCGAGCCGGGTGGTGCCCGACAGGCGGCGCCGGCCGCACCCACGGCATCCGCTCCGGATATGTCGGCCCAGTCCGGCACCGCCTCTCCGCGGTCGACCGCGCCCGACGCCGGGTCCTCGCGCGCGGCCGCTCCGGCCGCCGCTGCTCCGGCTGCGGCCGCTCCGGCTGCTGTCGTCACCGAGTGGGCGACCGTCACCATCCCCTCCTCGAGCGAGACCGCTGAGGCGGCCGCGACGGTGACCTCCGCCGTGGTCACCATGGAGCGTCCGGCCGCGCCGTCCACAGCACCGCAGGCACCCACGCCTGCCGCAGCTCCGCCCGGCGCTCCCGCGACGGAGGAGCCGCCGTTCGACGACGTCCCGCCGCCCGAGATCGAGCCGCCATTCGAGCCGCCCGTCCCGGAGGAGCCCGCGGGCGACTGGGCCGCCGCCCCGTCCGCCACGGCCGTCGCCGCTCCGCCAGCGACACCGTCGGCGCAGCCCGCGCGCAGCGCGGAGAGCGCGTCGTCCGGCGATGCCGCACGCGCGGCGCGTCCGTCCTCAGCCCCGGCCGCGGGTTCCCGCACGCCGACCTTCCAGCAGCCGCAGCGCTACGGCGAGGCGGTTGTCCGGGAGATCCTCGGTGCCACCTTCATCGAGGAGCAGCCCGCACCTCCGACCCCGGGGATGAGGTAGCCGGTGTACGAAGGCATCGTCCAGGAGCTGATCGACGAGCTCGGGCGGCTGCCGGGCATCGGCCCGAAGTCCGCTCAGCGCATCGCGTTCCACATCCTGCAGACCGAGACGTTCGACGTCACCCGCCTCGCGGAGGTGCTGCTCGAGGTGCGCGACAAGGTGCGCTTCTGCGAGATCTGCGGCAACGTGACGGAGGAGCCGACCTGCTCCATCTGCCGCGACCCGCGCCGCACGCCGACCCTCATCTGCGTGGTCGAGGAGGCGAAGGACGTCGTCGCGATCGAACGCACCCGCGAGTTCCGCGGGCTGTACCACGTGCTCGGCGGGGCGATCAGCCCCATCGACGGTGTCGGACCCGACGACCTGCGCATCCGCCAGCTGATGCAGCGGCTGGCTGACGGCACGGTCCAGGAGGTGATCATCGCCACCGATCCGAACCTGGAGGGTGAGGCGACGGCCACCTACCTCAGCCGCCTGCTCACCACGCTCGAGATCCGTGTGACGCGGCTCGCGTCCGGTCTGCCGGTCGGCGGAGACCTCGAGTACGCCGACGAGGTCACCCTGGGCCGCGCGTTCGAGGGCCGCCGCCAGGTCTCCTGACCTCGCCCGGCCTGACCACCTCCGCCCACCTCCGCCCAGCCCCACCTCCGCGGAGTACTCATCTCCGCCCAGCCCCACCTCCGCCCACCTCCGCCCAGCCCCACCTCCGCTGAGCACTCACCTCTGCTCAGCCCCCACTCCCGCGGTGCGGAACGGAGGAGTTCCCACCTCCACGGCGGGGCATCGGCCTCCGTTCTGCGCAGATCCCGTCCATCTCGCGCGCAGACTCCTCCCTTCCGCATCACGTCGTGCCACGCCCGGAACGGAGGAGTCCTCACCCGCCACGCCGTGTGCCGCTCCTCAACGGAGGAAGTCGGCTCTGGAACGCCCCGCGAACTCCTCCGTTCGGCACTCCGCATGCACACCTCCTCCGATGACCGCCCTTGTCCACAGGTGTCGTCACATGAAGGAACGGTCATATCCCGATCGGTAGGATGGGAAGCCCGTGAGTTCAGGAGAGTCTGTGGCCCTCATCGTCCAGAAGTTCGGCGGTTCGTCCGTCGCGACAGCTGAGAGCATCAAGCGCGTCGCGAAGCGCATCGTCGAGACGCGCAAGGCCGGCAACGAGGTCGTCGTCGCCGTCTCTGCCATGGGCGACACGACGGACGAGCTCATCGACCTGGCGCACGAGGTCACCCCGATCCCCGCGCCCCGCGAGCTCGACATGCTGCTCACCGCGGGTGAGCGCATCTCGATGGCGCTGCTCGCGATGGCGATCAAGAGCATGGGATACGACGCCCGATCGTTCACCGGCAGCCAGGCCGGCATGATCACCGATGCGCAGCACGGCTCCGCACGCATCGTCGACGTCACGCCCGGCCGCATCCAGGATGCGCTGACCGAGGGCGCCATCGCGATCGTCGCCGGATTCCAGGGCTTCAGCCGGGAGTCGCGCGACATCACCACCCTCGGCCGCGGCGGGTCCGACACGACGGCCGTCGCCCTCGCCGCCGCCCTCGGCGCGGAGGTCTGCGAGATCTACACCGACGTCGACGGCGTCTTCACCTCAGACCCGCGGCAGGTTCCGCTCGCCCGCAAGATCGGCCGCATCACCAGCGAGGAGATGCTGGAACTCGCGGCCGCCGGCGCAAAGGTGCTGCACATCCGCGCCGTCGAGTACGCACGGCGACACAACGTGACGCTGCACGTGCGCTCGTCGTTCTCCAACAAGGAGGGCACGTATGTCCTCAACGAAGCAGCGGCCGCCGAGGCCGCCAAGAAGGATGGAACCGTGGAAGAGCCCATCATCTCCGGCGTGGCCACCGACCTGAGCGAGGCCAAGATCACCGTCGTCGGCGTGCCCGACGTGCCCGGCAAGGCCGCGCAGATCTTCAAGATCGTCGCGAAGGCGAACGCGAACGTCGACATGATCGTCCAGAACGTGTCCGCTGCGGCCACCAGCCTCACCGACATCTCCTTCACCCTCCCCAAGTCGGAGGGGCAGCGCGTGCTGACCGCCCTCACCGCCGAGCGCGACGAGGTCGGCTACCAGTCCCTCCAGTACGACGACCAGATCGGCAAGCTGGCCCTGGTCGGCGCCGGGATGCGCACCAACTCGGGGGTCTCGGCGAAGCTCTTCGAGGCGCTCTACGACGCGGGCATCAACATCGAGATGATCTCTACCAGCGAGATCCGCATCTCGGTCGTCACCCGCGCCGACACGGTTGCTGAGGCCGCCCGCGTCGTCCACACGGCCTTCGGGCTCGACGGGGATGAGAAGGCCGTCGTCTACGCCGGCACCGGCCGGTAGTACGCGCGGCGAACGGGAATGGCCGCGCGACCGGCGCGGTTGACCACACGAAACGACCCAAGGGGCTGACATGACCGAGTTCACCGATTTCGACAGCAACGGCGTCCGTCTGGCCGTCGTCGGCGCGACCGGCCAGGTGGGCGGCGTGATGCGCCGGCTGCTGGAGGAGCGCGCGTTCCCGGTGAAGAGCATCCGCTT
Coding sequences within:
- a CDS encoding acyl-CoA thioesterase/BAAT N-terminal domain-containing protein, giving the protein MRRRRGDGERHGMPRRVSAARRPRLLPRIVAAVASALVAITVLAGCGAGDAGAGARFVTSPLVRYSAVLWPFPLELVGAEPGARLRLTARLATSHGTWTSAATYTVPASGTLDLASARPQLAPFTEPDSAGLFWTLRGPQLSGEAAARQWMRDTIRVTVAASDAGRVIASRSFELDGLASSLAVRTIYTRDLRPAIDPRLPRQTHEDVALATFYSAASLEHPQTPVVLMFDDARPGASGDYVAPVIAQFGASVLRIPVAAAADGVRSTGIVADTTVEAVFDWLAERPDIEQDRVYLYGTGAAEQLAVWAATRFPSRIHGLFVAGGSPALLCLPAARVAPVFEDSSGLPCLSDAGTVIPSAVPSIDGVDGPVVLGCGTQDATLPSSCAWQRALAATREPRPGDRTIYADGATHPVSVPPGLPIALPAVGGQPTEKARIAFWNAVGRDLLRAVLG
- a CDS encoding acyl-CoA thioesterase/BAAT N-terminal domain-containing protein, encoding MPVRRLLRVAVLGAVAALVFSACATGQGAGARFVFSRFGDGITEPVGIQVVGLQPGEPVVLTARARSNAGAWSSRAVYAVPPTGTVRLWSQEPTAAPYPRPDSSGLLWSLTGPSLSQQQLEAQWVYSPLDVRFSAEQAGHQVASGELHRAPLSAGTISRDLLGSDLIGTGDPEASGLAPTASVGTLVDSVPTPVDLRPGVIVIDGDDGGASGAFVSRRIASAGFPVVVLPAFVPAGRIPGSAALSVETFDAVLTWFSSLPVVDEGRIFVYGTGRASSLALWFAANDPDRVHGAFAASGATALQCTSSAGSPLLIQHGRALPCANPERTIAGTDILALQRISGPLVLACGTDDRLLPTACDWTRAGEQARGDEPGDAFLYADGAGHDITTPPLLPIGLSDLDPATAQATEQARAQFWQVVIAKLAGAMRP
- a CDS encoding acyl-CoA thioesterase/BAAT N-terminal domain-containing protein, which gives rise to MRRAVVGVVLALLVASLAGCVAVPGAGGPRVEVSEEPSGVWKPVHVRVVSLPPGGRVTVRVTARSGSAVGERWTSQAVYSVPSSGVVDLDHDVPAEAPFGGADGMGLFWTLQSESGREANSPQVWGGSTMTVDLEAVIDGRRVAARRLHRVGLTSVAPSRAVFDDGITGDYFQPASAAAAPRPAVLVFDGTEPDVQTGVLSAATLSAMGYPALALSTYGSAGQLGPVRVLPAERVVAALNWLRAQPGVDARRVFVFGTSRGAQLALWTAVAHPELVYGAIAPAGTTGLVCPSPVPGPAITVGGSWVPCLSGTRVVTRAAVLDLDRIPGPVVLGCAGEDEQLGNGCRWLDVAAEVRPARGGDAYLRAPKATHTFYLPPYTPLDLPAAPQAQPTEDARVALWSAIGRALNVRGP
- a CDS encoding DNA polymerase III subunit gamma and tau; its protein translation is MVTALYRRYRPDTFAEMIGQSQVTEPLMTALRTNRVNHAYLFSGPRGCGKTTSARILARCLNCAEGPTDTPCGKCASCIELSRDGGGSLDVVEIDAASHNGVDDARDIRERAIFAPARDRYKIFILDEAHMVTPQGFNALLKIVEEPPEHVKFIFATTEPEKVIGTIRSRTHHYPFRLVPPAQMLEYVQSLCDSEGMTVAPGVLPLVVRAGGGSPRDTLSLLDQLMAGSESSAIDYERAVALLGYTHAALLDDVIDAISARDAAGAFAAVDRVIQTGQDPRRFVEDLLERLRDLIVVAATSVEGAAAVLRGVPQDELDRMGVQAMKFGAAELSRAADIVNAALTEMTGATSPRLHLELMIARVLVPSSDESERGALARVERLERRVGVSDAIGSEPGRAEGGRTERVAAERGAPAVASSAPSREPARAAAPAAPAASSAAPTTPSAPAPVASVAAPDAASAEPVAEAEPAPETATATPSGDETPVAAPAPTEQPSATAASQAPAAPVGPVTTQQVKDAWPQILDAVQRAKRSAWMVVFTAQVRSLNGDVLSLSFPSDNDVQSFRQPDAGGAPGVSEYLRQAIVDVLGIRVKFIAKADSAPGSGGSPRPSAGAPAAPAAETWPGAEPGGARQAAPAAPTASAPDMSAQSGTASPRSTAPDAGSSRAAAPAAAAPAAAAPAAVVTEWATVTIPSSSETAEAAATVTSAVVTMERPAAPSTAPQAPTPAAAPPGAPATEEPPFDDVPPPEIEPPFEPPVPEEPAGDWAAAPSATAVAAPPATPSAQPARSAESASSGDAARAARPSSAPAAGSRTPTFQQPQRYGEAVVREILGATFIEEQPAPPTPGMR
- the recR gene encoding recombination mediator RecR, whose amino-acid sequence is MYEGIVQELIDELGRLPGIGPKSAQRIAFHILQTETFDVTRLAEVLLEVRDKVRFCEICGNVTEEPTCSICRDPRRTPTLICVVEEAKDVVAIERTREFRGLYHVLGGAISPIDGVGPDDLRIRQLMQRLADGTVQEVIIATDPNLEGEATATYLSRLLTTLEIRVTRLASGLPVGGDLEYADEVTLGRAFEGRRQVS
- a CDS encoding aspartate kinase, yielding MALIVQKFGGSSVATAESIKRVAKRIVETRKAGNEVVVAVSAMGDTTDELIDLAHEVTPIPAPRELDMLLTAGERISMALLAMAIKSMGYDARSFTGSQAGMITDAQHGSARIVDVTPGRIQDALTEGAIAIVAGFQGFSRESRDITTLGRGGSDTTAVALAAALGAEVCEIYTDVDGVFTSDPRQVPLARKIGRITSEEMLELAAAGAKVLHIRAVEYARRHNVTLHVRSSFSNKEGTYVLNEAAAAEAAKKDGTVEEPIISGVATDLSEAKITVVGVPDVPGKAAQIFKIVAKANANVDMIVQNVSAAATSLTDISFTLPKSEGQRVLTALTAERDEVGYQSLQYDDQIGKLALVGAGMRTNSGVSAKLFEALYDAGINIEMISTSEIRISVVTRADTVAEAARVVHTAFGLDGDEKAVVYAGTGR